In a single window of the Halobaculum lipolyticum genome:
- a CDS encoding translation initiation factor eIF-2B, whose amino-acid sequence MIDETVRRIEELRTQSASLVAVDAAEALRELLDREFRSVEEFERSLERNSRTLRQANRSHAPLYTTQRRLVDAVADADADDVEEAKAALATAIAGVVDRIETSKAAAGEQAAALIDDGDVILTHENSSTVMAALERALADGKSVELYVTESRPRFLGRRTARQLAGNDRVDVTLIVDSAAGHVLPECDRVLVGMNCLIDDAVYNRIGTYGIATAAADRDVPFTVVGASAKFVGDAGFTFENSRRPPSEVLREPADGFDAANPGYDATPLRLVDAVVTEDDVLRF is encoded by the coding sequence ATGATCGACGAGACGGTTCGACGGATCGAGGAGCTTCGAACCCAGAGCGCGTCGCTGGTGGCGGTCGACGCCGCCGAGGCGCTCCGGGAACTGCTCGACCGGGAGTTCCGGAGCGTCGAGGAGTTCGAGCGGTCACTCGAGCGCAACAGCCGGACGCTGCGACAGGCGAACCGGTCGCACGCGCCGCTGTACACCACCCAGCGTCGGCTCGTCGACGCGGTCGCCGACGCCGACGCCGACGACGTCGAGGAAGCGAAGGCGGCGCTGGCGACGGCTATCGCCGGGGTCGTCGATCGTATCGAGACGAGCAAGGCGGCCGCGGGCGAGCAGGCCGCCGCGCTGATCGACGACGGCGACGTCATCCTCACCCACGAGAACTCCTCGACGGTGATGGCGGCGCTCGAACGCGCCCTCGCCGACGGCAAGTCCGTCGAACTGTACGTCACCGAGTCGCGGCCGCGGTTCCTCGGCCGGCGGACCGCCCGACAGCTCGCCGGCAACGACCGGGTCGACGTGACGCTGATCGTCGACAGCGCCGCCGGCCACGTCCTCCCCGAGTGCGACCGCGTGCTCGTCGGGATGAACTGCCTCATCGACGACGCCGTGTACAACCGCATCGGCACGTACGGCATCGCCACCGCCGCCGCCGACCGCGACGTCCCGTTCACCGTCGTCGGCGCCTCCGCGAAGTTCGTCGGCGACGCGGGGTTCACCTTCGAGAACAGCCGAAGACCGCCGTCGGAGGTGCTGCGCGAACCCGCCGACGGCTTCGACGCCGCTAACCCGGGCTACGACGCCACCCCGCTGCGGCTCGTAGACGCCGTCGTCACCGAAGACGACGTGCTCCGGTTCTGA
- the pyrI gene encoding aspartate carbamoyltransferase regulatory subunit, with protein MSDPERELRVSKIRDGTVIDHITGGQALNVLAILGIDGDEGVGVSIGMNVPSDKLGTKDVVKVEDRELSQGEVDVLSLLAPEATVNIVREFEVVDKKRVERPARVVGLLTCPNHNCITNADEPVESAFGVVDDGVRCEFCGEIVREDIGDHLAVH; from the coding sequence ATGAGCGACCCCGAGCGCGAACTGCGCGTCTCGAAGATCCGCGACGGCACCGTCATCGACCACATCACCGGCGGCCAGGCGCTGAACGTGCTCGCGATCCTCGGCATCGACGGCGACGAGGGCGTCGGCGTCTCCATCGGGATGAACGTCCCCTCGGACAAACTCGGCACGAAAGACGTCGTGAAGGTCGAGGACCGGGAGCTGAGTCAAGGGGAGGTCGACGTCCTGTCGCTGTTGGCCCCGGAGGCGACGGTCAACATCGTGCGCGAGTTCGAGGTGGTCGACAAGAAGCGCGTCGAGCGGCCCGCGCGCGTCGTCGGCCTGCTCACCTGCCCGAACCACAACTGCATCACGAACGCCGACGAGCCGGTCGAGTCGGCGTTCGGCGTCGTCGACGACGGCGTCCGCTGTGAGTTCTGCGGCGAGATCGTCCGCGAGGACATCGGCGACCACCTCGCGGTCCACTGA
- a CDS encoding signal peptidase I has translation MDARRLLTLGTELLLVVFVVSLVAGQALGQPVLLSYVETGSMAPTMEPGDGFVAVPAALAGDPAEGDVITFEAEELNGGGLTTHRVVGETERGYVTRGDANPFTDQDGDEPPVKDAQIVAHALQIGDTVVVIPGLGTAVGAIRGVLAGAQRWAAATVGSRSLLGTQGVAYLVLAVSALGYLVDVARGGGADGPDRRRSTDRDEGVSTRLILVGLAAMVVVSATAAMVVPAGTQQFGIVSAEFDAENPTVIRQGGAETLEYRVPNAGLVPVHAYVRPASEGVSVSPSHVFVPGRGEARVSLTLSAPDETGYYRRYAVEHRYLAVLPEPLLRDLSLVHPWLPILAIDALLGGTLYGLGLLLVDGERVRRRRTRDSRHERSTLARLWRALSR, from the coding sequence ATGGACGCCCGGCGACTGCTGACGCTCGGCACCGAACTCCTCCTCGTCGTGTTCGTCGTCTCGCTCGTCGCCGGGCAGGCGCTCGGCCAGCCGGTCCTCCTGAGCTACGTCGAGACCGGGAGCATGGCGCCGACGATGGAGCCGGGCGACGGGTTCGTCGCGGTCCCCGCGGCCCTCGCGGGCGACCCCGCCGAGGGCGACGTGATCACCTTCGAGGCCGAGGAGCTGAACGGCGGCGGCTTGACCACCCACCGGGTCGTCGGCGAGACCGAACGGGGGTACGTCACCCGCGGCGACGCGAACCCGTTCACCGACCAGGACGGCGACGAGCCGCCGGTGAAGGACGCCCAGATCGTCGCGCACGCGCTTCAGATCGGGGACACGGTCGTCGTGATCCCGGGGCTGGGGACCGCCGTGGGAGCGATCCGTGGGGTGCTGGCCGGCGCCCAGCGGTGGGCCGCGGCGACCGTCGGCAGCCGGTCGCTGCTCGGGACGCAGGGTGTCGCGTACCTCGTCCTCGCGGTGTCGGCGCTCGGCTACCTCGTCGACGTGGCCCGCGGCGGCGGCGCGGACGGTCCCGACCGGCGCCGGTCGACCGACCGCGACGAGGGCGTCTCGACGCGGCTGATCCTCGTCGGGTTGGCGGCGATGGTCGTCGTCTCGGCGACGGCGGCGATGGTCGTCCCCGCCGGCACCCAGCAGTTCGGGATCGTCAGCGCCGAGTTCGACGCGGAGAACCCCACGGTGATCCGGCAGGGCGGCGCCGAGACGCTGGAGTACCGCGTCCCCAACGCCGGGCTGGTGCCGGTCCACGCGTACGTCCGCCCCGCCAGCGAAGGCGTCTCGGTGTCGCCGAGCCACGTGTTCGTCCCGGGGCGGGGCGAGGCGCGCGTCTCGTTGACGCTGTCGGCCCCCGACGAGACGGGGTACTACCGGCGCTACGCCGTCGAACACCGCTACCTCGCGGTGCTCCCCGAGCCGCTGCTTCGCGACCTGTCGCTCGTCCACCCGTGGCTCCCGATCCTCGCCATCGACGCGCTGTTGGGCGGGACCCTGTACGGATTGGGGCTGCTCCTCGTCGACGGGGAACGGGTGCGCCGCCGCCGCACGCGCGACTCCCGACACGAGCGGTCGACGCTCGCGAGGCTGTGGCGGGCGCTGTCGCGGTAA
- a CDS encoding ASCH domain-containing protein — protein sequence MAHIDAGEVLPNEHVRQQAAAGRVTQLHRGHAYAEEGDTFDIDGTTFEVTAVERRTLGDLTDEDARAEGSADLDAYRERLARVHDSFEWDDDSEVVRHAFEPRG from the coding sequence ATGGCACACATCGACGCCGGCGAGGTCCTCCCCAACGAACACGTCCGCCAGCAGGCGGCCGCGGGGCGCGTGACGCAGCTCCACCGCGGCCACGCCTACGCCGAGGAGGGGGACACCTTCGACATCGACGGCACCACCTTCGAGGTGACGGCGGTCGAGCGCCGCACGCTCGGCGACCTCACCGACGAGGACGCCCGCGCGGAAGGCTCCGCGGACCTCGACGCCTACCGGGAGCGCCTCGCCCGCGTCCACGACTCCTTCGAGTGGGACGACGACAGCGAGGTGGTCAGACACGCGTTCGAGCCGCGGGGGTAG
- a CDS encoding MBL fold metallo-hydrolase, with protein MTDADPTDAAAGGLGGDPGGEVAPETLARLLRDGERVSVLDVRDRPEFEAWHVDGRGVDARNVPHVRFVAAGARGEPTAPLPDDLPEPIVVVCGRGEASADTATRLAAAGVDAVNLAGGMDAWAETSLAASLVRRGDLRVIQYQRPSSGCLAALVVAGGGADREALVVDPLRAFADRYVADAADLGATLRYAVDTHVHADHVSGVRAVREATDGVAEAVLPAGASERGLEFEATLLADGDTLAVGDATVSAMHTPGHTSESTTLRLHRDDPDAADVVFTGDTLFLRSVGRPDLEAGDDGARDLADRAYDSLHRRLLALPADTLVAPGHFADISDARGDAYAAPLSAVAELDVLALDRAAFVDRVASSLPPRPANFERIVATNLGLETMADEEAFEAELGPNNCAV; from the coding sequence GTGACCGACGCAGACCCCACCGACGCGGCGGCGGGCGGACTCGGCGGCGACCCCGGGGGCGAGGTGGCCCCCGAGACGCTCGCGCGCCTGTTGCGCGACGGCGAGCGTGTCTCCGTCCTCGACGTGCGCGACCGCCCGGAGTTCGAGGCGTGGCACGTCGACGGCCGCGGCGTCGACGCCCGCAACGTCCCCCACGTGCGGTTCGTCGCCGCCGGCGCCCGCGGCGAGCCGACCGCGCCGCTGCCGGACGACCTGCCGGAACCGATCGTCGTCGTCTGCGGCCGCGGCGAAGCCAGCGCCGACACGGCGACCCGGCTCGCGGCCGCCGGCGTCGACGCGGTGAACCTCGCGGGCGGGATGGACGCGTGGGCCGAGACGTCCCTCGCGGCGTCGCTGGTGAGACGGGGCGACCTCCGGGTGATCCAGTACCAGCGGCCCTCCTCGGGCTGTCTGGCGGCGCTCGTCGTCGCCGGCGGCGGCGCCGACCGCGAGGCGCTCGTGGTCGACCCGCTCCGGGCGTTCGCCGACCGCTACGTCGCGGACGCGGCCGATCTGGGCGCGACGCTCCGCTACGCCGTCGACACGCACGTCCACGCCGACCACGTCAGCGGGGTGCGCGCGGTCCGGGAGGCGACCGACGGCGTCGCCGAGGCGGTGCTGCCGGCGGGCGCGAGCGAGCGCGGCCTCGAGTTCGAGGCGACCCTCCTCGCGGACGGCGACACCCTCGCCGTCGGCGACGCCACGGTGTCGGCGATGCACACGCCCGGGCACACGAGCGAGTCCACCACCCTCCGGCTCCACCGCGACGACCCCGACGCGGCGGACGTCGTGTTCACCGGGGACACGCTGTTCCTCCGCAGCGTCGGCCGCCCCGACTTGGAGGCGGGCGACGACGGGGCGCGCGACCTGGCGGACCGGGCGTACGACAGCCTCCACCGACGGCTGCTCGCGCTCCCGGCGGACACGCTCGTCGCCCCCGGCCACTTCGCCGACATCTCGGACGCCCGGGGCGACGCCTACGCCGCGCCGCTGTCGGCGGTGGCCGAACTCGACGTCCTCGCGCTCGACCGCGCCGCGTTCGTCGACCGCGTCGCCTCGTCGCTGCCGCCGCGGCCGGCGAACTTCGAGCGGATCGTCGCGACGAACCTCGGGCTGGAGACGATGGCCGACGAGGAGGCGTTCGAGGCGGAGTTGGGTCCGAACAACTGCGCGGTGTAG
- a CDS encoding HAD family hydrolase — protein MTLYDRLYELYAEFDTETLRAYREFVDLFPPLDSRVALDRWDEANADLTERRDRIERAFAGPDGAALAEVAAMADRESAFTALDLHGKHGRAPNALVLDVDETLRSAGDTDNEIPRETLHLLTEFAEASGVPLVICTGQTLENVKGFLIQGLGNELVHSGDVSVVYEAGAGVFTPGSGADTKRLLYDELDDDVRGVVDRVRDGVLHEAPDRVRRGCHLQGNEFNVTLKPNYETGSDDAEAVIDEAMVHLLDLVGVAAGERLGLDDGPAAARAYYADADPEIAGAIDRAGAAADGDVPEAAATLFDRLEVALYRADAAELAAADLHKAAGVEASLDVLGVDDPFVCVMGDSKSDLRVMEWAAANDAGVAAAPEHSSANVLDHVRATDDLVFAPGAAADVLRTMYAWRCLADLNRDAA, from the coding sequence ATGACGCTCTACGACCGCCTCTACGAACTCTACGCGGAGTTCGACACCGAGACCCTCCGCGCGTATCGCGAGTTCGTCGATCTGTTTCCGCCGCTGGACTCCCGTGTCGCCCTCGACCGCTGGGACGAAGCCAACGCCGACCTGACCGAACGCCGCGACCGCATCGAGCGCGCGTTCGCCGGGCCGGACGGCGCCGCGCTCGCGGAGGTCGCCGCGATGGCCGACCGCGAGTCCGCCTTCACCGCGCTGGACCTTCACGGGAAACACGGCCGCGCGCCGAACGCGCTCGTGCTCGACGTCGACGAGACGCTCCGCTCGGCCGGCGACACGGACAACGAGATCCCCCGCGAGACGCTCCACCTCCTCACGGAGTTCGCCGAGGCGTCGGGCGTCCCGCTGGTCATCTGCACGGGACAGACGCTGGAGAACGTGAAGGGGTTCCTCATCCAGGGGCTGGGCAACGAGTTGGTCCACTCGGGCGACGTCTCCGTCGTGTACGAGGCCGGTGCGGGCGTGTTCACGCCCGGCAGCGGCGCCGACACCAAGCGCCTGCTGTACGACGAGTTGGACGACGACGTGCGCGGCGTCGTCGACCGCGTCCGCGACGGCGTACTGCACGAGGCGCCCGATCGCGTCCGCCGCGGCTGTCACCTCCAGGGCAACGAGTTCAACGTCACCCTCAAGCCGAACTACGAGACCGGGAGCGACGACGCCGAGGCGGTGATCGACGAGGCGATGGTCCACCTGCTGGACCTGGTCGGCGTCGCCGCCGGCGAGCGCCTCGGACTCGACGACGGTCCCGCCGCGGCCCGCGCGTACTACGCCGACGCCGACCCCGAGATCGCCGGCGCCATCGACCGCGCCGGCGCCGCGGCCGACGGCGACGTGCCGGAGGCGGCCGCGACGCTGTTCGACCGGCTGGAGGTGGCGCTGTACCGCGCCGACGCCGCGGAGTTGGCCGCCGCGGACCTCCACAAGGCCGCCGGCGTCGAGGCGTCGCTGGACGTGCTCGGCGTCGACGACCCGTTCGTCTGCGTCATGGGCGACTCGAAGTCCGACCTCCGCGTGATGGAGTGGGCGGCGGCCAACGACGCCGGCGTGGCGGCCGCGCCCGAACACTCCTCGGCGAACGTGTTGGACCACGTCCGCGCGACCGACGACCTCGTGTTCGCGCCCGGCGCCGCGGCGGACGTCCTCCGGACGATGTACGCGTGGCGCTGTCTCGCGGACCTGAACCGGGACGCGGCGTAG
- a CDS encoding 3-keto-5-aminohexanoate cleavage protein gives MTYQDYLDQKPVILTAALTGGVHGKDANPNLPEQPDEIAREARACERLGASIVHVHGRDRHGENDTGRLQAVTEAIHDRCDDIVVQHSTGGQGPLRERIKALRTDPAPEMASLDLGPFKRDRHIITDHTRDNIDTLAREMRRRNITPELEVFNGGQLAEVTRLAEDGLIDRPFFVNLVFGGANFTPPRPGAVLELVRTLPEGSEFNLLATGRHQRPLTTLAVLLGGHVRVGMEDNLYSDRGVPAESNAQLLERTVATVESLDRPIATPEETRAMLDIEGDTVGGPRPGDELAAGEQAADEGSACPFLAYRSEGDGRSFDHERPYCTVADEFVSPMQADVCNDRFDFDHRSHCDVYREYVESETAPVPEEDD, from the coding sequence ATGACCTACCAAGACTACCTCGACCAGAAGCCGGTGATCCTCACCGCGGCGCTGACGGGCGGCGTCCACGGCAAGGACGCGAACCCGAACCTCCCCGAACAGCCCGACGAGATCGCACGAGAGGCCCGCGCCTGCGAGCGGCTCGGCGCCTCGATCGTCCACGTTCACGGCCGCGACCGCCACGGCGAGAACGACACCGGGCGACTGCAGGCGGTGACCGAGGCGATCCACGACCGCTGTGACGACATCGTCGTCCAGCACTCGACGGGCGGGCAGGGACCGCTCCGCGAGCGGATCAAGGCGCTGCGAACCGACCCGGCCCCGGAGATGGCGTCGCTGGACCTCGGCCCGTTCAAGCGCGACCGCCACATCATCACCGACCACACTCGCGACAACATCGACACCCTCGCCCGGGAGATGCGCCGGCGCAACATCACCCCCGAGTTGGAGGTGTTCAACGGCGGCCAACTGGCGGAGGTGACGCGACTGGCCGAGGACGGCCTGATCGACCGGCCGTTCTTCGTGAACCTCGTGTTCGGCGGCGCGAACTTCACGCCGCCGCGGCCGGGCGCCGTCCTCGAACTCGTGCGGACGCTCCCGGAGGGCAGCGAGTTCAACCTGCTCGCGACCGGCCGCCACCAGCGCCCGCTGACGACGCTGGCGGTGCTGTTGGGCGGCCACGTCCGCGTCGGGATGGAGGACAACCTCTACAGCGACCGCGGGGTGCCCGCCGAGAGCAACGCGCAACTGTTGGAGCGGACGGTCGCCACCGTCGAGAGTCTCGACAGACCGATCGCCACCCCCGAGGAGACGCGGGCGATGCTCGACATCGAGGGCGACACGGTCGGCGGTCCCCGCCCCGGCGACGAACTCGCCGCCGGGGAGCAGGCGGCGGACGAGGGGTCGGCGTGTCCGTTCCTCGCGTACCGCAGCGAGGGGGACGGGCGCTCGTTCGACCACGAGCGCCCGTACTGTACCGTCGCGGACGAGTTCGTCTCGCCGATGCAAGCGGACGTCTGCAACGACCGCTTCGACTTCGACCACCGCTCCCACTGCGACGTCTACCGGGAGTACGTCGAGTCTGAGACCGCTCCCGTCCCCGAAGAGGACGACTGA
- a CDS encoding HalOD1 output domain-containing protein, whose translation MSDVLDLEQPVLGGRTVRSDPSRVAAVTTAVVEATAAAVDADPLDLTPLTDAIDPDALETLVGSAESAAEIRFTYNGCRVTVGDDGGVVVTAP comes from the coding sequence ATGAGCGACGTTCTGGACCTCGAACAGCCCGTTCTCGGCGGCCGCACCGTCCGAAGCGACCCCTCGCGTGTCGCCGCCGTCACGACCGCCGTGGTGGAAGCGACGGCCGCGGCGGTCGATGCCGACCCCCTCGACCTGACTCCGTTGACCGACGCCATCGACCCGGACGCGTTGGAGACGCTGGTCGGGTCGGCCGAGTCCGCCGCGGAGATCCGATTCACGTACAACGGCTGCCGCGTCACCGTCGGCGACGACGGCGGCGTCGTCGTCACCGCGCCGTAG
- the pyrB gene encoding aspartate carbamoyltransferase → MRHDHLLSAGQLTREDIEAVLDRAAELDADPGAVGDRYADTLLALCFFEPSTRTKMSFDTAMKRLGGDTVDMGTVESSSVKKGESLADTVRVIEGYADGIVLRHPSEGAAKLASQFVDVPVVNAGDGAGQHPSQTLLDLYTMRERAGLDDLTVGIMGDLKYGRTVHSLASALTNFDARMHFVSPESLRLPRGVQFDLHDAGARLREHTDLDEVLGELDVLYVTRIQRERFPDENEYQKVAGQYQIDAATLEAAKDDLTVMHPLPRVDEIAPDVDTTEYAAYFAQAHNGVPVRMALLDGLLDGNGAGDDAAGDGGAR, encoded by the coding sequence ATGCGACACGACCACCTCCTCTCGGCGGGCCAACTCACCCGGGAGGACATCGAGGCCGTCCTGGACCGAGCGGCCGAACTCGACGCCGACCCGGGGGCCGTCGGCGACCGCTACGCCGACACCCTGCTGGCGCTGTGCTTCTTCGAGCCGAGCACGCGCACCAAGATGTCGTTCGACACGGCGATGAAGCGCCTCGGGGGCGACACCGTCGACATGGGCACCGTCGAGTCGTCGTCGGTGAAGAAGGGCGAGTCGCTGGCCGACACCGTCCGCGTCATCGAGGGGTACGCCGACGGCATCGTCCTGCGCCACCCCAGCGAGGGCGCCGCCAAACTCGCCTCGCAGTTCGTCGACGTCCCCGTCGTCAACGCCGGCGACGGCGCGGGCCAACACCCGAGTCAGACGCTGCTCGACCTGTACACGATGCGCGAGCGCGCCGGCCTCGACGACCTCACCGTCGGGATCATGGGCGACCTGAAGTACGGCCGGACGGTCCACTCGCTCGCGTCGGCGCTCACGAACTTCGACGCGCGGATGCACTTCGTCAGCCCCGAGTCGCTGCGGCTCCCGCGCGGCGTGCAGTTCGACCTCCACGACGCCGGCGCCCGCCTCCGGGAGCACACCGACCTCGACGAGGTGCTCGGGGAGCTGGACGTGCTGTACGTCACCCGGATCCAGCGCGAGCGCTTCCCCGACGAGAACGAGTACCAGAAGGTCGCCGGCCAGTACCAGATCGACGCCGCGACGCTCGAGGCCGCCAAGGACGACCTCACGGTGATGCACCCGCTGCCGCGCGTCGACGAGATCGCGCCCGACGTCGACACCACCGAGTACGCCGCCTACTTCGCGCAGGCACACAACGGCGTTCCGGTGCGCATGGCGCTGTTGGACGGACTGCTCGACGGGAACGGCGCGGGCGACGACGCCGCGGGCGACGGGGGTGCGCGATGA
- a CDS encoding GNAT family N-acetyltransferase, protein MSVTTETREGRSYTFRRYERGDERGFLDLFETTWGERRGEEWFRWRFVDNPYLDHVPMFVAETDGRVVGVRPYFAFRMRVAGEPALALSTVDTMVHPDHRGRGLFTTMTRQSLDFYADEDVAFVFNQPNAASRPGFESLGFRRVDPTTTYHRVQRPGVFLAERVDGRGTETLARGADLLAAGYHRLTAGATWDTEDVAVTRTPGVATRDLVRLSERATFPGITADRDAAFYEWRFASPAWRRSTYVASADGDALAAVIARTRTTEEGVTVTQIADVAPTTGCDDWRRGVAACTERVIADATHADVVSAAARSFPAEVAASYGFRRDDRLPLSAGATADGVLCVLPLGDGETPPSWTLHGVSLCDPRNWLLSFAEQDTA, encoded by the coding sequence ATGTCGGTGACAACCGAGACCCGCGAGGGGCGTTCGTACACGTTCCGGCGGTACGAGCGCGGAGACGAGCGCGGGTTCCTCGATCTGTTCGAGACGACGTGGGGCGAGCGGCGCGGCGAGGAGTGGTTCCGCTGGCGGTTCGTGGACAACCCGTACCTCGACCACGTCCCGATGTTCGTCGCCGAGACCGACGGGCGCGTCGTCGGCGTCAGGCCGTACTTCGCGTTCCGGATGCGCGTCGCCGGGGAGCCGGCGCTCGCGCTATCGACCGTCGACACGATGGTCCACCCCGACCACCGCGGCCGGGGGCTGTTCACGACGATGACCCGGCAGTCGCTCGACTTCTACGCCGACGAGGACGTCGCGTTCGTGTTCAACCAACCGAACGCCGCCTCGCGGCCGGGGTTCGAGTCGCTGGGCTTTCGCCGGGTCGATCCGACGACGACGTACCACCGCGTCCAGCGGCCGGGGGTGTTCCTCGCCGAGCGCGTCGACGGGCGGGGGACGGAGACGCTCGCCCGCGGCGCCGACCTGCTCGCGGCGGGCTACCACCGGCTGACCGCGGGCGCGACGTGGGACACCGAGGACGTGGCGGTGACCCGGACGCCGGGCGTCGCGACGCGGGACCTCGTCCGGCTCTCGGAGCGGGCGACGTTCCCCGGGATCACGGCCGACCGCGACGCCGCGTTCTACGAGTGGCGCTTCGCCAGCCCGGCGTGGCGGCGCTCGACGTACGTCGCCTCGGCCGACGGCGACGCGCTCGCGGCCGTGATCGCGCGGACCCGGACGACCGAGGAGGGGGTGACCGTGACCCAGATCGCCGACGTCGCCCCGACGACCGGCTGCGACGACTGGCGCCGGGGCGTCGCCGCCTGCACCGAGCGGGTGATCGCCGACGCGACCCACGCCGACGTGGTGTCGGCGGCCGCACGCTCGTTCCCGGCCGAGGTCGCCGCCTCGTACGGCTTCCGCCGGGACGACCGCCTCCCCCTCTCGGCGGGGGCGACGGCCGACGGCGTGTTGTGCGTGCTGCCGCTGGGCGACGGCGAGACCCCGCCGTCGTGGACGCTGCACGGCGTCTCGCTGTGTGACCCGCGCAACTGGCTGTTGAGCTTCGCCGAACAGGACACGGCCTGA
- a CDS encoding rubrerythrin family protein: MDGETFREAVAATKATELERLGSNKLLIALTDATLEPAAVLRAAADSEHAAHTTFAGWADDETDDDARELFAWLADRERDHRERVCDSLAAMDVEHDPVDGGTMHEYLRAREDAVERVAAGAVGRGLVSDRTHLQIVSFFVNEGDERRADLFRELRAETAEEAERGLALLSDLCGSDDDWERARMVAEYVVQIAYDDYADALAGMGIDVKPVC; encoded by the coding sequence ATGGACGGCGAGACGTTCCGCGAGGCGGTCGCGGCGACGAAGGCGACGGAGTTGGAACGGCTCGGCTCGAACAAACTGCTGATCGCGCTCACCGACGCGACGCTGGAGCCGGCGGCGGTGCTCCGGGCGGCGGCCGACTCCGAGCACGCCGCCCACACGACGTTCGCGGGATGGGCCGACGACGAGACCGACGACGACGCCCGCGAGCTGTTCGCGTGGCTCGCCGACCGCGAGCGCGACCACCGCGAACGGGTGTGCGACTCGCTGGCGGCGATGGACGTCGAGCACGACCCGGTCGACGGCGGGACGATGCACGAGTACCTCCGCGCCCGCGAGGACGCCGTCGAGCGCGTCGCCGCCGGCGCCGTCGGCCGCGGACTGGTCAGCGACCGCACCCACCTCCAGATCGTCTCGTTCTTCGTCAACGAGGGCGACGAGCGCCGGGCGGACCTGTTCCGGGAGCTGCGCGCGGAGACCGCCGAAGAGGCCGAGCGCGGGCTGGCGCTGCTTTCGGATCTGTGCGGGAGCGACGACGACTGGGAGCGCGCCCGGATGGTCGCCGAGTACGTGGTACAGATCGCCTACGACGACTACGCCGACGCGCTCGCGGGGATGGGCATCGACGTGAAGCCCGTCTGCTGA
- a CDS encoding DUF5305 domain-containing protein, producing the protein MDESTRLRVRAVLSSWLTALLVVALVVGAVGVWGTYSAHVAPGTTTEERTPQAWSTSAAFDHSATVTRENPVFPVGTELSNRSTYFTAASPVLDGTFTAAPRGLDGNVSVDLAATLVLDSSEEGTTYWRDTRPLAETSATGVDGPVSLAFSLNVTEVADRIAAIQEGIGATPGETGATVVVDARVAGTAGGSPSSLAFSRSLSLGLNGDTYTATASGPTTEAVERTTTVRVPRSPGPVHAVGGPLALVVGAVATGALGVAARRDGIALDDDERARLDYLDDRAEFDEWIVSVRLPDRDGDRPVAEAATLADLVNLAIDSDAAVLATPDEEVFAVVADGYRYTYRPPPATDGDVLPSVGLDAAADDGDGDGGGPAA; encoded by the coding sequence ATGGACGAGTCCACGCGACTGCGGGTTCGCGCCGTGCTGTCGTCGTGGCTGACGGCGCTGCTCGTCGTCGCGCTCGTCGTCGGCGCGGTGGGGGTGTGGGGGACGTACTCGGCCCACGTCGCTCCGGGGACGACGACCGAGGAGCGGACGCCGCAGGCGTGGAGCACGAGCGCCGCGTTCGACCACTCGGCGACGGTGACGCGGGAGAACCCGGTGTTCCCGGTCGGCACGGAGCTGTCGAACCGGTCGACGTACTTCACCGCCGCCTCGCCGGTGCTCGACGGGACGTTCACGGCGGCGCCGCGCGGACTCGACGGGAACGTGTCGGTCGACCTCGCGGCGACGCTCGTGCTCGACTCGAGCGAGGAGGGGACCACCTACTGGCGGGACACGCGGCCGCTCGCGGAGACGAGCGCGACCGGCGTCGACGGGCCGGTCTCGCTGGCGTTCTCGCTCAACGTGACCGAGGTCGCCGACCGCATCGCGGCGATCCAGGAGGGGATCGGCGCGACGCCGGGGGAGACGGGCGCCACGGTCGTCGTCGACGCGCGCGTCGCGGGGACCGCCGGCGGGTCGCCGAGCAGCCTCGCGTTCTCGCGGTCGCTGTCGCTCGGGCTGAACGGCGACACGTACACCGCCACCGCGTCGGGACCGACGACCGAGGCGGTCGAGCGGACCACCACCGTCCGGGTGCCGCGGTCGCCCGGCCCGGTGCACGCGGTCGGCGGGCCGCTCGCGCTCGTCGTCGGCGCGGTCGCGACCGGCGCCCTCGGCGTGGCGGCGCGCCGCGACGGGATCGCGCTCGACGACGACGAGCGCGCGCGCCTCGACTACCTCGACGACAGGGCCGAGTTCGACGAGTGGATCGTGTCCGTCCGGCTCCCCGACCGGGACGGCGACCGCCCCGTCGCCGAGGCGGCGACGCTGGCGGATCTGGTGAACCTCGCAATCGACTCCGACGCCGCGGTGTTGGCGACTCCCGACGAGGAGGTGTTCGCCGTCGTCGCCGACGGCTACCGCTACACGTACCGCCCGCCGCCCGCGACCGACGGCGACGTGCTCCCCTCGGTCGGACTCGACGCCGCCGCCGACGACGGCGACGGCGACGGCGGCGGTCCCGCGGCGTGA